In Phaseolus vulgaris cultivar G19833 chromosome 10, P. vulgaris v2.0, whole genome shotgun sequence, a single genomic region encodes these proteins:
- the LOC137819224 gene encoding probable WRKY transcription factor 26 → MSFSFTDLLSNSNSLTMDDDPFGLEFANTFKQFQPLSLPLPSYSEFPPGFSPTTQSLNSPLFFSSQNVPASYTAESSSSMSFNMRNSSTGDQIGNKEEERYCSDFSFLTKTNHVPLFQSSTSMFEVEPVKKQDTMMLNEAAKQTDFSSERTQTKSEYVITQGFSTEVASIKPEIQSNSTSVSVQFNSNNAFKCIREQRKSEDGYNWRKYGEKQVKGSEHPRSYYKCTYPNCPTKKKVERSLEGHVTEIVYRGSHNHPKPHNKKNGSQSIHQTSSSCTISGISDQSMGEEGFEQTSQTSCSGGVDDEDLGPEAKRWKGENENDDYSNSSAGSRTVKEPRVVVQTTSEIDILDDGYRWRKYGQKVVKGNPNPRSYYKCVSSGCPVRKHVERAANDMKAVLTTYEGKHNHDVPLGRGSASYNRTSLNNTTSNVTVPAPIRPSAVNNYSNSASFTNSLPDTKLSASASLDTIPMDMLMNPGSLGFSANDSFLQSFFSKNF, encoded by the exons ATGTCTTTCAGTTTCACTGACCTCCTTTCCAACAGCAATAGCTTGACCATGGATGATGATCCTTTTGGACTTGAATTTGCCAACACATTCAAACAATTTCAACCTCTTTCACTGCCTCTCCCTTCTTATTCAGAGTTCCCACCTGGTTTTTCCCCAACAACACAGTCATTGAACTCACCCCTCTTCTTCTCTTCTCAAAAT GTTCCTGCATCTTACACAGCTGAGTCATCTTCCAGCATGAGCTTCAACATGAGAAACAGTTCAACTGGGGATCAGATAGGAAACAAGGAGGAAGAGAGATACTGCTCTGACTTCTCTTTCCTAACAAAAACAAACCACGTGCCTCTCTTTCAATCTTCCACAAGCATGTTTGAAGTG GAGCCAGTAAAGAAACAGGACACAATGATGTTGAATGAAGCTGCAAAGCAAACAGATTTCTCATCTGAGAGGACACAAACAAAATCTGAATATGTAATCACTCAGGGCTTCTCCACAGAAGTTGCCTCAATCAAACCTGAAATACAAAGCAATTCTACTTCTGTGTCTGTTCAATTTAACTCTAATAATGCTTTTAAGTGTATTAGAGAACAAAGGAAATCAGAAGATGGGTACAATTGGAGGAAGTATGGAGAgaaacaagtgaaaggaagtgaGCATCCGCGCAGTTATTACAAGTGCACGTATCCAAATTGTCCAACAAAGAAGAAAGTAGAGAGGTCTTTGGAGGGACATGTTACTGAAATAGTATACAGGGGAAGTCACAATCATCCTAAGccacataacaaaaaaaatggcTCTCAATCAATTCATCAAACTTCTTCATCCTGCACCATCTCAGGGATTTCAGATCAGTCTATGGGAGAGGAAGGTTTTGAGCAAACATCACAAACTAGTTGCTCTGGAGGGGTTGATGATGAGGACCTTGGACCTGAGGCCAAAAGATG GAAAGGAGAGAATGAAAATGATGACTATTCTAATTCATCAGCTGGGAGTAGAACTGTTAAGGAACCTAGAGTTGTGGTTCAAACCACAAGTGAAATTGACATACTTGATGATGGATATAGGTGGAGGAAATATGGACAGAAAGTGGTCAAAGGAAACCCAAACCCAAG GAGTTACTACAAATGCGTTAGCTCAGGTTGTCCAGTTAGAAAACATGTTGAGAGAGCTGCAAATGATATGAAAGCTGTGCTAACAACCTACGAAGGGAAACATAACCATGATGTGCCTTTAGGACGAGGAAGTGCAAGCTATAACAGAACTTCTCTAAACAACACCACCAGCAATGTAACAGTACCTGCCCCTATAAGGCCTTCAGCAGTGAATAATTATTCTAACTCAGCAAGTTTCACCAATTCACTCCCTGATACCAAGCTATCAGCATCTGCAAGTCTAGACACTATTCCAATGGACATGTTGATGAACCCTGGAAGCCTAGGATTTTCGGCTAATGACTCATTCCTTCAgtcttttttttcaaagaacTTCTAA
- the LOC137819003 gene encoding CASP-like protein 4B1 codes for MKIDVQTEPFEPSVDVHAPGTSGGATDLLMRGSLGLRRIALFFSLVSFMLVVFVVSKNGDWIDLSMGQEYRYLLAVAILSILYYGVQAFRQSHEPCNGKNMLQARTAGLIDFVGDQVVAYLLLSSTSSAIPMTRITREIVGKNIFTDTLAAAIAMSFLAFCSLALSAVISGYKLFTQTYI; via the exons ATGAAAATTGACGTTCAGACAGAGCCGTTTGAGCCAAGTGTGGACGTTCACGCGCCGGGAACTAGCGGCGGCGCCACCGATTTGCTAATGAGAGGCTCATTGGGGCTAAGAAGAATtgctctttttttctctttggttTCCTTCATGCTTGTTGTGTTTGTGGTTAGTAAAAATGGTGATTGGATTGATTTATCCATGGGACAAGAATATAG ATACTTGCTGGCTGTGGCAATTCTATCTATTTTGTACTATGGTGTTCAAGCATTTCGTCAATCTCATGAACCTTGTAATGGGAAAAACATGCTTCAGGCAAGAACTGCAGGGTTGATTGATTTTGTTGGAGATCAG GTTGTAGCATATCTCTTGCTATCATCAACCTCTTCAGCTATTCCAATGACACGTATAACGAGGGAAATTGTAGGCAAGAATATATTTACGGACACTTTAGCTGCAGCCATTGCCATGTCCTTTTTAGCCTTCTGTTCTCTAGCACTATCAGCTGTCATATCAGGATACAAACTATTTACCCAAACTTATATATAA